The following coding sequences lie in one Armatimonadota bacterium genomic window:
- a CDS encoding helix-turn-helix domain-containing protein, whose translation MGPTSLEERQILRRSTASTVDVVLADMDPGYVHHRSTCPDGQFWLPISGLQVVAGRRGHRRQGPFELLYYCPREPAVRTTDERTLAYGVRLRLSELRDDERNRPWVEGWPSSWSAKREVIRLVTLAMREAADPHDLDEVVAQWISSPTNARPEAAEARWMAKVEDLLREDSSRSLIDLARRLELAPAYLSAQYSRVCGRTISRRRRQIMLDEALRLAGERSLNEAAVEAGFYDASHFHRVCVAEMGIRPSELRTFFAPVCSDR comes from the coding sequence ATGGGCCCAACCAGTCTCGAAGAGCGGCAGATTCTGCGCCGGTCGACCGCCTCGACCGTGGACGTCGTCTTGGCCGACATGGATCCGGGCTATGTCCACCACCGCTCGACCTGCCCCGACGGGCAGTTTTGGCTTCCGATTTCGGGTTTGCAGGTAGTGGCAGGACGGCGTGGCCACCGCCGCCAAGGACCGTTCGAGTTGTTGTATTACTGTCCACGCGAGCCCGCGGTGCGCACCACCGACGAGCGAACCCTCGCGTACGGTGTGCGACTTCGGCTGTCCGAGTTGCGCGATGATGAACGAAATCGTCCGTGGGTCGAGGGCTGGCCGTCCAGTTGGTCGGCCAAGCGGGAAGTCATTCGACTGGTGACGCTGGCGATGCGGGAAGCAGCGGACCCTCACGATCTTGACGAGGTGGTGGCGCAGTGGATTTCCTCGCCGACGAACGCTCGCCCAGAAGCGGCCGAAGCGCGATGGATGGCGAAGGTGGAGGACCTCCTCCGCGAGGATTCGTCGCGGTCGCTCATCGACCTAGCCAGGCGTTTGGAGCTCGCGCCAGCGTACTTGTCGGCGCAGTATTCGCGGGTTTGCGGCCGCACGATTTCGCGTCGGCGACGGCAGATCATGCTCGACGAGGCGTTGCGGCTTGCGGGAGAGCGGTCGTTGAATGAGGCGGCGGTGGAGGCGGGGTTCTACGATGCGTCGCATTTTCACCGCGTCTGCGTGGCCGAGATGGGAATTCGACCCTCGGAGCTACGGACCTTCTTCGCGCCGGTATGCTCGGATCGATGA
- a CDS encoding alcohol dehydrogenase catalytic domain-containing protein encodes MLGSMKVRAAILDEVGGPIRVRTVDLAAPHAGEVLVKVAACGVCHSDWHLVTGETKHPLPAGIGHEGAGTIVELGPEVSTLSVGDSVALSWAPFCGSCFYCSVGQPNLCETYVEPIWAGTMLDGTTRFSEEGRPIYHYCGLACFAEYVVVPAMCCVPMPEGFPLEIAAVIGCAVTTGVGSVVNTAQVQPGSSVAVFGAGGVGLSTVMGAAAVGATTIIAIDRYESRLEAARDLGATHTVLAGEDAVGQIRGLTAGRGADYVFEAIGSPSVQELCLEAARPGGTIVFSGLSPMGSSTNLPGSVIVRQEKTIRGSYYGSANPPADFARFAEWYREGRLPLDRLVSRRYGLDEIQTAFEDMLAGRIRRGVVVF; translated from the coding sequence ATGCTCGGATCGATGAAGGTGCGGGCGGCGATTTTGGATGAAGTCGGAGGGCCGATCCGGGTCCGCACCGTCGATTTGGCCGCGCCCCACGCCGGTGAAGTGCTCGTCAAGGTGGCGGCGTGCGGTGTTTGCCACAGCGATTGGCATTTGGTGACCGGTGAGACTAAGCACCCTTTGCCTGCCGGAATTGGCCACGAGGGCGCAGGGACGATCGTGGAGCTTGGTCCGGAGGTTTCTACCCTGTCAGTGGGCGACTCGGTGGCGCTGAGTTGGGCGCCGTTCTGCGGGTCGTGCTTCTACTGCTCAGTGGGGCAGCCGAACTTGTGTGAGACGTATGTCGAGCCGATTTGGGCGGGCACGATGCTGGACGGAACCACACGGTTTTCGGAAGAGGGGCGGCCAATCTACCACTATTGCGGGCTGGCGTGTTTTGCCGAATACGTGGTGGTCCCCGCGATGTGTTGCGTGCCGATGCCGGAGGGGTTTCCGCTGGAAATCGCGGCGGTAATCGGGTGCGCGGTGACGACGGGCGTGGGGTCGGTGGTGAACACAGCTCAGGTTCAACCGGGGTCGTCGGTGGCGGTTTTTGGGGCCGGTGGCGTCGGCCTTTCGACGGTGATGGGCGCGGCGGCGGTGGGTGCGACGACGATTATTGCTATCGACCGATACGAGAGCCGATTGGAAGCGGCCCGTGACCTCGGGGCGACGCATACGGTGTTGGCGGGCGAGGATGCGGTGGGCCAGATCCGGGGCTTGACTGCGGGTCGTGGGGCTGACTATGTTTTTGAGGCGATCGGCAGTCCGTCGGTTCAAGAGTTGTGCTTAGAAGCGGCGCGTCCGGGAGGGACGATTGTGTTTTCAGGGCTATCGCCGATGGGATCGTCGACGAACCTGCCGGGCTCGGTGATCGTGCGGCAAGAGAAGACGATTCGCGGGTCGTATTACGGCTCGGCGAACCCACCGGCGGATTTTGCCCGGTTCGCTGAGTGGTACCGCGAGGGGCGTCTGCCGTTGGATCGTCTGGTATCGCGGCGGTATGGGCTGGACGAGATTCAGACGGCGTTTGAGGACATGCTGGCGGGTCGGATACGGCGCGGGGTGGTGGTGTTTTAG
- a CDS encoding HD domain-containing protein: protein MAEQVSISGPKLVTLKDVKSNPKVRKLIDGANEVMKAMGYTEHGHRHVGVVSSITRYILENLGASPRDVELGQIAGYLHDIGNVINRINHPMHGASISFVILNEMGMDCLEIAPILGAIGNHEETGGMPISTMSAALIIADKSDVHFSRVQNPILETYDIHDRVNAAVQKSRVEMDNDARTIQLTLDIDTSLATVMEYFEIFLNRMIMCRKSAGLFGYEFKLSVNGTLLE from the coding sequence ATGGCTGAACAAGTCAGTATTTCTGGTCCGAAGCTAGTCACGCTGAAGGACGTTAAATCCAATCCCAAGGTCCGCAAGCTGATCGATGGGGCCAACGAAGTCATGAAGGCCATGGGCTACACCGAGCATGGCCACCGCCACGTGGGCGTCGTTTCGTCCATCACGCGCTACATTTTGGAGAACCTGGGCGCGTCGCCCCGCGACGTCGAACTGGGGCAGATCGCCGGCTATCTGCACGACATCGGCAACGTTATCAACCGCATCAACCATCCGATGCACGGCGCGTCGATCTCGTTCGTGATCTTGAACGAAATGGGAATGGACTGCCTTGAAATCGCCCCGATTCTTGGTGCAATTGGCAACCACGAAGAAACCGGCGGCATGCCGATTTCGACGATGAGCGCTGCGCTGATCATCGCCGATAAGAGCGATGTGCATTTCAGCCGCGTCCAAAACCCGATTTTGGAGACATACGACATCCACGACCGCGTGAACGCGGCGGTGCAAAAGAGCCGAGTGGAGATGGATAACGACGCCCGCACAATCCAACTGACTCTGGACATCGATACGTCGCTGGCAACGGTGATGGAGTACTTCGAGATCTTCCTGAACCGAATGATCATGTGCCGAAAGTCGGCTGGGCTGTTCGGGTACGAGTTCAAGCTGAGCGTCAACGGGACGTTGTTGGAGTAG
- the pcrA gene encoding DNA helicase PcrA, which translates to MSAELHLDSLNPEQLEAVTYPAGPLLIFAGAGSGKTRVITTRIARLLNDGVPPYRILAVTFTNKAAREMMERIEKLAGNKAQGMWIGTFHSICARILRMEGTAIGLDRNFVIYDDGDQLSLIKDILKQRNIDDKSIQPRAVLSEISSAKEKLQAPEKYEARAAGFFEQTVAGIYKAYNQALQRANALDFDDILFFANRLFEQRKEVLEKYQERFLHVLVDEYQDVNLAQYNIVHMIAEKHRNIVVVGDDDQSIYAWRGADVSLILRFGSDYPDAKIVKLERNYRSTQTILTAANEVIRKNRSRADKRLWTDNGEGAPITLTMSGTETEEAMNIAAQILADVRRGRRTYRDFAVLYRTNAQSRVVEEAFLTNRIPHILIGGQRFYERKEIKDMLAYLRLIHNPRDDISFKRIVNVPTRGIGNSAVSLMEDFVSRSGLTFFDAANDQGVQVSMQKKAASSLGVFCDAVREAQELAEQGPITPVLRSILNQSGYLDALKQEHSDDSIARLENLQELLNVTHQYDETADEPNLGEFLESVALVADVDNLVEGGDAVTLMTLHSAKGLEFPVVFLAGLEEGVFPHSRSLYSDTELEEERRLAYVGMTRAREELHLSHAHRRSLYGMPNFNARSRFVDDIPPMILDIRGDNGYTFNPTPPVRSVTQQRTGTYTITEPPAPKPERNYKPLFEVGERVKHAKFGIGVVIACNPIKDDSEVTIAFPGVTGVKKLVQKLAKLEKI; encoded by the coding sequence ATGTCTGCTGAACTTCACCTCGATTCTCTTAACCCCGAGCAGCTTGAAGCGGTCACTTATCCAGCGGGTCCTTTGCTGATTTTTGCCGGCGCCGGGTCGGGAAAAACGCGAGTCATCACCACGCGGATCGCCCGTTTACTGAACGACGGAGTGCCGCCGTATCGCATTCTCGCCGTCACCTTTACCAACAAGGCGGCGCGCGAAATGATGGAGCGAATCGAGAAATTGGCAGGCAACAAGGCCCAGGGTATGTGGATCGGCACATTCCACTCTATCTGCGCCCGCATCCTGCGCATGGAGGGCACCGCCATCGGCCTCGACCGCAATTTCGTCATTTACGACGACGGCGACCAACTCTCGCTCATCAAGGACATCCTCAAACAGCGCAACATCGACGATAAGTCGATTCAGCCGCGCGCCGTCCTCAGCGAAATCTCCAGCGCCAAGGAAAAGCTCCAAGCGCCGGAAAAGTATGAAGCCCGCGCCGCCGGATTCTTCGAGCAGACCGTCGCCGGAATCTACAAGGCGTACAACCAAGCGCTCCAGCGCGCCAACGCCCTCGACTTCGACGACATCCTCTTTTTTGCCAACCGTCTGTTCGAACAGCGCAAAGAGGTGCTGGAGAAGTACCAGGAGCGGTTCTTGCACGTTTTGGTCGACGAATACCAGGACGTGAACCTGGCGCAATACAACATTGTGCACATGATCGCCGAAAAGCACCGCAACATCGTGGTCGTCGGCGACGACGATCAGTCGATTTACGCCTGGCGCGGCGCCGACGTCAGTCTTATCCTCCGCTTTGGGAGCGACTACCCCGACGCCAAAATCGTCAAACTTGAGCGCAACTACCGCTCCACCCAAACCATCCTGACTGCCGCCAACGAGGTCATTCGCAAGAACCGCTCTCGCGCCGATAAGCGCCTCTGGACCGACAATGGCGAGGGCGCGCCCATCACCCTGACGATGTCCGGTACCGAAACCGAGGAGGCGATGAACATTGCGGCCCAAATTCTCGCCGATGTTCGCCGGGGGCGTCGCACCTACCGCGACTTCGCCGTGCTCTACCGCACCAACGCCCAAAGCCGCGTGGTGGAAGAAGCCTTCCTCACCAACCGCATTCCCCACATCCTCATCGGCGGCCAACGGTTTTACGAGCGCAAGGAAATCAAGGACATGCTGGCCTACCTCCGGCTTATCCACAACCCTCGCGACGACATCAGCTTCAAGCGCATCGTCAACGTGCCCACTCGCGGCATCGGAAACTCGGCCGTCTCGCTGATGGAGGACTTCGTCAGCCGTAGCGGCTTGACCTTCTTCGATGCCGCCAACGACCAAGGCGTACAAGTCTCAATGCAAAAGAAGGCCGCCAGCTCCCTTGGCGTCTTTTGCGACGCGGTTCGCGAAGCCCAAGAACTGGCCGAGCAAGGACCCATCACGCCCGTTCTGCGCTCCATCCTCAACCAGAGCGGCTACCTCGATGCGCTTAAGCAGGAGCACAGCGACGACAGCATCGCCCGGTTGGAGAACCTGCAAGAATTGCTCAACGTCACTCATCAGTACGACGAAACGGCCGACGAGCCGAACCTCGGCGAATTCCTGGAGAGCGTGGCCCTGGTCGCCGATGTCGATAACCTCGTTGAAGGAGGCGACGCCGTGACCCTCATGACGCTCCACTCGGCCAAAGGTCTGGAGTTCCCGGTCGTCTTCCTCGCGGGTCTGGAGGAAGGCGTGTTCCCGCATTCGCGCTCATTGTATTCCGACACCGAACTGGAAGAAGAGCGCCGCCTCGCCTACGTGGGTATGACCCGTGCACGAGAGGAGCTTCATCTCAGCCACGCCCACCGGCGATCGCTGTACGGCATGCCCAACTTCAACGCCCGTTCGCGGTTCGTCGACGACATTCCACCGATGATCCTGGACATCCGTGGGGACAACGGTTACACGTTCAACCCCACTCCACCGGTCCGCTCTGTCACCCAACAGCGAACCGGCACCTACACTATCACCGAGCCACCCGCACCCAAGCCGGAGCGCAACTACAAACCGCTATTCGAGGTGGGTGAAAGGGTGAAACATGCAAAATTTGGGATCGGCGTCGTCATCGCCTGCAACCCCATCAAGGATGATTCGGAAGTCACCATTGCATTCCCCGGTGTGACCGGAGTGAAGAAATTGGTGCAAAAGCTCGCTAAACTAGAAAAGATATGA
- the tatC gene encoding twin-arginine translocase subunit TatC yields the protein MDDRDDQEQSDKPVVKETEESSSGNPEELSSQKKPSKRQALRWNSPDHNPEDFRLSLVEHLEELRTRIIRSFLILLGFWAISWTFAKDIYVFLTKRATDSIAPNLPKGSHFKEVLLHAPDAFMNIFKLSFFCAIIAAFPFIVLQVWAFIAPGLKPEEQKPLRKIGPVSLILFLTGGFFCWLILPAAFAWFASYMEYFPGVDLNQEAGTMSIFTLKSILAFGIGFQLPLVVFVLGALNLLSSKTLLKYWRHGAVAIFFISGAITPSNDIPTMLMMAIPLTVLFMISAYAVRFVQKDKGKDKTDE from the coding sequence GTGGACGACAGGGACGATCAGGAACAGTCGGATAAGCCGGTAGTTAAAGAAACTGAAGAAAGCTCCTCGGGTAATCCTGAGGAGCTTTCTTCGCAAAAGAAGCCCTCGAAGCGCCAGGCGCTGCGATGGAATTCGCCCGATCACAACCCGGAAGACTTTCGGCTGTCGCTGGTCGAGCATCTGGAAGAACTACGGACCCGCATCATTCGGTCCTTCCTGATCCTCCTCGGCTTCTGGGCCATCTCCTGGACGTTCGCCAAGGACATCTACGTCTTCCTGACCAAGCGAGCTACGGACTCCATCGCGCCGAACCTTCCCAAGGGCAGTCACTTCAAGGAGGTCTTGCTTCATGCACCCGACGCGTTCATGAACATCTTCAAGCTCTCCTTTTTCTGCGCGATCATCGCGGCATTCCCGTTCATTGTTCTGCAGGTGTGGGCATTCATCGCTCCGGGACTGAAGCCGGAAGAACAGAAGCCACTCCGCAAAATCGGGCCGGTCAGCCTGATTCTCTTCCTGACGGGCGGGTTCTTTTGCTGGCTGATTTTGCCGGCGGCGTTCGCCTGGTTCGCGTCGTATATGGAGTACTTCCCGGGCGTCGACCTGAACCAGGAAGCAGGCACGATGTCGATCTTTACGCTGAAGAGCATTTTGGCGTTCGGTATCGGATTCCAACTTCCGCTGGTGGTGTTTGTACTCGGCGCCCTGAACCTGCTGTCGTCCAAGACGCTGTTGAAGTATTGGCGGCACGGCGCGGTCGCGATCTTCTTCATCTCGGGTGCGATTACTCCCAGCAACGACATCCCCACGATGCTGATGATGGCAATACCATTGACCGTTTTGTTCATGATCAGCGCCTACGCGGTGCGCTTTGTCCAGAAGGATAAGGGCAAGGACAAGACCGACGAGTAG
- a CDS encoding DEAD/DEAH box helicase, producing the protein MSADFPVSISDQIVYTEEIERRPARVIPNDLRLPASLLERMPAELYSHQYAAIRAAREGKDVLIATGTSSGKSLCFQIPALAACVEEPMARALFLYPTKALAQDQMGRLQAMASDLSVRVSTYDGDTPKSHRSGIRNLCNIVLTNPDMLHLSILPGHANWTKFLKSLRVIALDEMHSYRGVFGSHVALILRRLLRLCAWYHNRPQIIAGSATIGNPEELFERLTGRTATFIDDDGSPSGKRSIVFLNPPLLPNQERLSSNVAASEALATLVETGTVTLAFNRSRIATELVLRYTRKRLDESLADKVESYRAGYTPKERRQIEQAILKGKLTGLTTTNALELGIDIGNLDAVILNTYPGSQSSFWQQIGRAGRGTKDSLALYIAGDNPLEQYLLDNPEKLLNGRNEAVTIQPSNPNILGPQLLCAAYERPLAPSECDLFGETALEVAEEKDRAGELMFQSGHFYYPGFEPPALKVNIRGVGGDMVSLTVGGEELGNMEYGRALRQAHVGAIYLHRGEPFEVTEFDLDRMEARLQRFGGNYYTQAKVQTFLEPGTPFADQGPFSLCGCTVTTQVIGYSKKTFDGDTVMDVMPLELPAQSFDTVCLRIDLPPIDMENYEIQASGVHGVEHSLLSLAPLFAACDPNDLGSAWYAMFHETMCPAVFIYDQTPGGIGLAEALFRRADELLDAAIDRVGRCECQGGCPGCLFLASCEVGNEALDKTLAYGMLLKLKALTKG; encoded by the coding sequence ATGTCCGCCGACTTTCCCGTCTCGATCTCTGACCAAATCGTTTACACCGAGGAGATCGAGCGGCGTCCGGCGCGGGTGATTCCCAACGACCTGCGCCTGCCCGCGTCGCTGCTGGAGCGGATGCCGGCCGAGCTTTATTCGCACCAATATGCGGCGATCCGCGCCGCGCGCGAGGGCAAGGATGTCCTCATCGCGACCGGCACGAGCTCCGGCAAATCGCTCTGCTTCCAGATTCCCGCGCTAGCGGCGTGCGTCGAGGAACCGATGGCGCGAGCGCTGTTTCTGTATCCCACCAAGGCCCTGGCCCAGGATCAGATGGGCCGCCTGCAGGCGATGGCGAGCGATCTATCCGTGCGGGTTTCGACCTATGACGGCGATACGCCCAAGAGCCACCGGTCCGGCATCCGCAATCTTTGCAATATCGTGTTGACCAATCCGGACATGCTTCACCTCTCGATCTTGCCGGGGCATGCCAATTGGACCAAGTTCCTCAAGTCGCTCCGCGTGATCGCGCTGGACGAGATGCACAGCTATCGCGGCGTCTTCGGCTCGCATGTCGCGCTCATCCTGCGGCGGCTTTTGCGCCTCTGCGCGTGGTATCACAATCGCCCCCAGATCATCGCCGGGTCGGCGACCATCGGCAACCCCGAGGAGCTTTTCGAACGGCTGACCGGACGCACAGCGACGTTCATCGACGACGACGGATCGCCCAGCGGCAAGCGGTCCATCGTGTTCCTGAACCCGCCTTTGCTCCCTAACCAAGAGCGGTTAAGCTCAAACGTCGCCGCCAGCGAGGCGTTGGCGACGCTGGTGGAGACCGGTACCGTCACGCTGGCATTCAACCGTTCGCGCATCGCGACTGAGCTAGTGCTCCGATACACGCGCAAACGGCTAGACGAGAGCCTGGCCGACAAGGTGGAGAGCTACCGCGCGGGCTATACACCGAAGGAGCGGCGGCAGATCGAGCAGGCGATCTTGAAGGGCAAATTAACCGGCCTGACCACCACCAACGCACTGGAGCTGGGAATCGACATCGGCAACCTCGACGCGGTGATTTTGAATACTTATCCGGGATCGCAGTCGAGCTTTTGGCAACAAATCGGGCGGGCGGGACGCGGAACCAAAGACTCGCTCGCTTTGTACATTGCGGGAGATAACCCGCTAGAGCAGTACCTTCTGGACAATCCAGAAAAGCTCCTGAATGGGAGAAATGAAGCGGTGACAATTCAGCCCTCGAACCCAAATATCCTAGGGCCGCAACTGCTGTGTGCGGCGTACGAGCGTCCGTTGGCGCCGTCGGAGTGCGACCTGTTCGGTGAGACGGCGCTGGAAGTGGCGGAGGAGAAGGACCGGGCCGGAGAACTGATGTTCCAAAGCGGACATTTCTACTACCCAGGTTTCGAGCCCCCAGCTCTCAAAGTGAACATCCGTGGCGTGGGCGGCGACATGGTCAGCCTGACGGTGGGCGGCGAAGAGTTGGGCAACATGGAGTACGGCCGTGCGCTTCGCCAGGCGCACGTGGGGGCGATCTATCTGCACCGGGGTGAACCGTTCGAGGTGACGGAATTCGACCTAGATCGCATGGAAGCGCGACTCCAGCGGTTCGGTGGCAACTATTACACGCAGGCGAAGGTGCAAACGTTTTTAGAGCCGGGCACGCCGTTTGCCGACCAAGGCCCGTTCTCGCTCTGCGGGTGTACGGTCACGACGCAAGTGATCGGCTACAGCAAGAAGACGTTCGACGGCGACACGGTGATGGACGTCATGCCGCTGGAGTTGCCCGCGCAGTCGTTCGACACGGTGTGTCTCCGCATTGATTTGCCGCCGATCGACATGGAGAACTATGAGATTCAGGCGAGCGGAGTGCATGGGGTAGAGCACTCGCTCTTGTCCCTGGCACCGCTGTTTGCCGCGTGCGATCCGAACGATCTCGGCTCGGCGTGGTACGCGATGTTCCACGAAACGATGTGCCCAGCCGTGTTCATCTACGATCAAACTCCAGGCGGAATCGGGTTGGCGGAAGCGCTCTTCCGGCGTGCGGACGAGCTTTTGGACGCCGCCATCGACCGCGTAGGGCGGTGCGAGTGCCAAGGCGGGTGTCCCGGCTGCTTGTTCCTGGCAAGCTGCGAGGTGGGAAATGAAGCGTTGGATAAGACTTTGGCATACGGAATGCTGCTCAAGCTAAAGGCCCTGACGAAAGGGTAA
- the aroF gene encoding 3-deoxy-7-phosphoheptulonate synthase, which produces MIIVMQVGASEAQVQAVASFIRDRGFEPLVLPGEGRTAIGIPASLNNDQRTDIAAHISAMEGVSRVTQTSHPYKLASREYKRESTILKVKDVEIGGDSFVVMGGPCSVESYDQFEAAAAVVKDSGATILRGGAFKPRTSPYSFQGLAEEGLKIMKEVGDKFGLVTITEVMSGDMVPLVSKYADILQIGARSMQNFPLLIEAGKSGKPVFLKRGPSAGVDEFLLAAEYVMNQGNPNVMLCERGVMAFDHTYTRNILDLGIVPVLKEYSHLPVIVDPSHGTGVARYVRAMAKAAMVAGADGVMVEMHPNPKEALSDGSQALTPETFVGLMDDLKGLSGYVKRSI; this is translated from the coding sequence ATGATCATTGTTATGCAGGTTGGCGCCTCCGAGGCGCAGGTGCAGGCGGTAGCCAGTTTCATCCGCGACCGAGGCTTCGAGCCTCTCGTTCTCCCCGGCGAGGGCCGCACGGCGATCGGCATTCCTGCCTCGCTCAACAACGATCAACGCACCGACATTGCGGCGCACATCAGCGCGATGGAAGGCGTTAGCCGGGTCACGCAGACCTCCCACCCGTACAAGCTGGCCAGCCGCGAATACAAGCGCGAAAGCACGATCCTGAAGGTGAAGGACGTGGAGATCGGCGGCGACTCGTTTGTCGTGATGGGCGGACCATGCTCGGTCGAATCGTACGATCAGTTCGAGGCCGCGGCGGCGGTGGTGAAGGACTCCGGCGCGACGATCCTTCGCGGTGGTGCGTTCAAGCCGCGAACCTCGCCCTATTCGTTCCAAGGCTTGGCCGAAGAAGGTTTGAAGATCATGAAGGAGGTCGGCGACAAGTTCGGCCTCGTGACCATCACCGAAGTCATGAGCGGCGACATGGTCCCTCTGGTATCGAAGTATGCCGACATTCTGCAGATCGGCGCGCGGTCGATGCAGAACTTCCCGCTCCTCATCGAAGCTGGTAAGAGTGGCAAGCCGGTGTTTCTGAAGCGCGGACCGTCGGCGGGCGTCGACGAATTTCTGCTCGCGGCGGAGTATGTCATGAACCAGGGCAACCCGAACGTGATGCTGTGCGAGCGCGGAGTTATGGCGTTCGACCACACCTATACGCGCAACATTTTGGACCTCGGTATCGTGCCGGTGCTGAAGGAATACTCGCACCTGCCCGTGATCGTCGATCCGTCGCACGGAACCGGCGTGGCGCGGTACGTTCGGGCGATGGCGAAGGCGGCGATGGTGGCTGGAGCCGACGGTGTGATGGTTGAGATGCACCCGAACCCGAAGGAAGCCCTCAGCGACGGCTCGCAGGCGCTGACGCCGGAGACATTCGTCGGGCTGATGGACGACCTGAAGGGTCTGTCCGGCTATGTCAAACGGTCCATCTGA
- a CDS encoding GNAT family N-acetyltransferase, with protein MSNGPSDVTIEFASASFEDADELVAIRIAAMRESLERVGRFSPDRARERFLSSFDPSVTKFILVDGVRAGFFVVKPETDGLLLDHLYVLPEFQRRGIGRHVLKAVFRDADERGLTMTVGALKESDSNRFYVANGFEPVGEGEWDNYYRRLPNE; from the coding sequence ATGTCAAACGGTCCATCTGACGTGACCATCGAGTTTGCGTCGGCGTCCTTCGAGGACGCCGATGAATTGGTGGCCATTCGCATCGCGGCCATGCGCGAGAGCTTGGAGCGGGTCGGCCGGTTTTCACCGGACCGCGCTCGTGAGCGCTTTCTCAGTTCGTTCGACCCCTCGGTGACGAAGTTCATTTTGGTCGACGGCGTGCGTGCGGGATTCTTTGTCGTCAAGCCGGAAACGGATGGTCTCTTGCTCGATCACCTCTACGTTCTGCCGGAATTCCAGCGGCGCGGCATTGGCCGACACGTTTTGAAGGCGGTGTTCCGAGACGCCGACGAAAGGGGTCTTACGATGACGGTTGGCGCGCTCAAGGAAAGCGATTCCAACCGCTTTTACGTCGCGAACGGATTCGAACCGGTCGGCGAAGGCGAGTGGGACAACTACTATCGGCGGCTTCCAAATGAGTAG
- a CDS encoding prepilin-type N-terminal cleavage/methylation domain-containing protein: MRGFRRYGLSLVEVLTVVAILSILSALTLAVFANARRSALASKDIVSLHEIYAALALYESDANDVMPSTLNKALNYYASTDILMSDLDSRKEMPASGWTATPFVPCGHERLRYKISFAYLKTFSSSNNDGKNSEWSLLRSESQIGLLASPWDGVPVDGPLSEGRCGETVFQVSGIPLDGPIHRINMDGSYFKLRKRRSIYALGSLMDFFFNR; the protein is encoded by the coding sequence ATGAGGGGGTTTAGACGTTATGGGCTTAGTTTAGTTGAGGTTCTGACCGTCGTTGCTATTCTGTCAATTCTGTCCGCTCTTACCTTAGCAGTATTTGCAAATGCTAGACGTTCCGCTCTTGCTAGCAAAGATATCGTATCGTTGCACGAGATATATGCTGCATTAGCCTTGTATGAGTCAGATGCCAACGATGTTATGCCCTCAACCTTGAACAAGGCTTTGAACTATTACGCTTCGACTGATATTTTGATGTCTGACTTAGATTCTCGAAAAGAGATGCCTGCGAGTGGCTGGACCGCTACTCCATTTGTGCCGTGTGGACATGAAAGGTTAAGGTATAAGATTAGCTTCGCATATCTTAAGACATTTTCAAGTAGCAATAATGACGGCAAGAATTCGGAGTGGTCGCTGTTGAGGTCCGAGTCGCAGATTGGTCTTCTTGCTTCACCTTGGGACGGGGTTCCGGTTGATGGGCCTCTCTCAGAGGGTCGATGTGGTGAAACGGTCTTCCAAGTGAGTGGCATACCTCTGGACGGACCGATTCACAGGATAAACATGGATGGTTCGTATTTCAAATTGAGAAAGCGACGAAGCATTTACGCTTTGGGGTCTCTTATGGATTTCTTCTTTAACCGATAG
- a CDS encoding BlaI/MecI/CopY family transcriptional regulator, whose amino-acid sequence MAIKIGNLQLKIMRVLWERGEATARQITDAINQEAKVAHSTIQTLLRKLEHKKAVAYEERDRTFYFRALVTEEEATQSATQDLLTRVFRGSLSGLVAHVLENEEVSADELDQIKRLIEEHEKK is encoded by the coding sequence ATGGCAATCAAGATCGGTAACCTCCAGCTAAAAATCATGCGCGTCCTCTGGGAGCGGGGCGAAGCCACCGCCCGCCAGATCACCGACGCGATCAACCAAGAGGCCAAGGTCGCGCACAGCACGATCCAGACCCTCCTTCGCAAGCTCGAGCACAAGAAGGCGGTTGCGTACGAAGAACGAGACCGGACTTTCTACTTCCGTGCGCTCGTCACCGAAGAGGAAGCCACGCAGTCCGCCACCCAGGACCTTCTGACGCGGGTCTTCCGAGGTTCGCTTAGCGGCCTCGTCGCCCACGTCCTCGAAAACGAAGAGGTCTCGGCCGATGAGCTCGACCAGATCAAACGACTCATCGAGGAGCACGAGAAGAAATGA